The following is a genomic window from Planctomycetia bacterium.
ATTCCATTTGATAGTACGTTCAAGCAAGCGGCGTTTGAATCGGCCGTGAACGCGGCAAAGGAGTACATCCTCGCCGGTGACATATTTCAGGTAGTCCTCAGCCAGCGGCTGCGGGTGCTATCGGCGGCTGACCCGTTCGACGTCTATCGGGCACTTCGCGTGGTGAACCCTTCGCCGTTCATGTTCTACCTGAAGAGCCCTCGGTGCATCCTTGTCGGCGCGAGCCCGGAGATCTTGTGCCGCGTGGAGGATGGGGTAGTGACGAACCGCCCGCTGGCAGGCACGCGCCGGCGCGGTGCGACCGCGGCGGAGGATTCGGCTCTGGAGAAGGAACTCCTCGCCGATCCGAAGGACCGGGCCGAGCATATCATGCTGGTTGATCTCGGTCGCAATGATGTGGGTCGCGTCGCGGCGCCGGGAACGGTTGAGCTTTCCGACGTGATGACGGTCGAACGATACAGCCACGTCATGCATATCAGCAGCAACGTTACGGGGCAACTGGCCGAGGGTAAGACCGCTGTTGATGCCCTGAAGGCAGCATTTCCCGTGGGGACGGTCAGCGGCGCGCCCAAGGTTCGGGCGATGCAGATCATCGAGGAATTGGAGCCGGTTCGGCGGGGGCCGTACGGCGGCTCGGTGGGCTACCTCGACTTCTCCGGCAACATGGACACGTGTATTGCGCTACGGACGATGGTGGTCACGCCGGGCGAGGGACATGGATGGACTTACGATCTCCAGGCCGGGGCGGGCATTGTCGCTGACAGTCATCCGACCGAAGAGTTCGAGGAGACGATGAACAAGGCCAAGGCGCTACTTGTCGCTATTTCGGTAGCCGCGCAATCGTGATACGCGAGTTGGAGTGACGCACCACGGGGGCAGGCACGATGATTTTAGAAATCGGTCGTGATCTCGCCCTTACCGTCGCCGATACGGATCACGCTGTGAATCGGCATGCCGCCGAATTTCTCGCGGCCGTTTAGAAATGTGAGCTCGATCAGGAACGCCACGCCAACAATGTTGCCGCCGAGCGATTTCACCAGCTCGCAGCAGGCGGCCATTGTTCCGCCGGTCGCAAGCAAATCGTCAATCATGAGCACCGAGTCGCCGGGGCTGATGGCGTCCTCGTGGATTTCCATTGCATCGGTGCCGTATTCCAGGGCGTATTCGACGCGCTTGGTCTTGTAGGGCAGCTTGCCGGGCTTTCGAATCGGGACGAAGCCGGCCGACAGGTTTCTCGCGACCGCCGTGCCGAAGATGAAGCCGCGGCTCTCGGCGCCGACTACGAGGTCCACGTGCTTATCGCGAAAGGGCTGAGTGAGAAACTCAACCGCCAGCGAGAGTGCGGCCGGGTCAGCCAGGAGCGGCGTAATGTCCTTGAACACGATTCCCGGCTTGGGAAAATCGCGGATGTCGCGGAGAATCTTGGCCAGGCCATCCACGCTGGGAATTGTCAGCTTCGCACTCGGCATCCTACTGGCTCCATGATTCTCGATTGAACAGCGAACTTTGAAAGCGTCCTTGAAGAATCGGGGCGAATTGTATAGCCGTCTTGAACTCGCCGCCAATCGGCGACTAGCGCCCGCGCACGATGAGTGAGCCGCCATTCGCCAGGCCGATGAGACAATCGTCGGTTCGCTCGGAAAGTTGCAATTTGGAATCGGCGGAGAGGAGATCGCCGTCGATGCGCACGATGACGTCGCCCGGCGAAAGGCCTGCGCGGTCCGCCGCCGAATCGCCGCCGACCATCGTCACCAGTAGTGCGTGCTCAGGCAGGTTGGAGCGTTGCCGAATGCCGGCATCGATCTGCTTGAGCACCGCCCCGCGAAAAGCGATCGAGCGAGGACCTTCGTCAATGCCCGAAGGTGGTCGCCTCGCGACGCTGAGGG
Proteins encoded in this region:
- the trpE gene encoding anthranilate synthase component I encodes the protein MRGLAGSARTIPVVRRLLADQMTPVGAFARLSAGTDHAFLLESVVGGEQIARYSFVGARPGAVFRAKGPTASIERADGTMELLNKVTDPLAQLEQLTQQWQSRYPADAFPGTLAMPRFTGGAVGYAGYDTIRYYEDLKGGRGAAGDRNLDDLLFGIYDEMVIFDHVNKTMLVVAHARLDDGNVDAAYADACACIEKMSSVLAGPAPNLASDFDLDARPLIPFDSTFKQAAFESAVNAAKEYILAGDIFQVVLSQRLRVLSAADPFDVYRALRVVNPSPFMFYLKSPRCILVGASPEILCRVEDGVVTNRPLAGTRRRGATAAEDSALEKELLADPKDRAEHIMLVDLGRNDVGRVAAPGTVELSDVMTVERYSHVMHISSNVTGQLAEGKTAVDALKAAFPVGTVSGAPKVRAMQIIEELEPVRRGPYGGSVGYLDFSGNMDTCIALRTMVVTPGEGHGWTYDLQAGAGIVADSHPTEEFEETMNKAKALLVAISVAAQS
- a CDS encoding adenine phosphoribosyltransferase, which codes for MPSAKLTIPSVDGLAKILRDIRDFPKPGIVFKDITPLLADPAALSLAVEFLTQPFRDKHVDLVVGAESRGFIFGTAVARNLSAGFVPIRKPGKLPYKTKRVEYALEYGTDAMEIHEDAISPGDSVLMIDDLLATGGTMAACCELVKSLGGNIVGVAFLIELTFLNGREKFGGMPIHSVIRIGDGKGEITTDF